Proteins encoded in a region of the Melospiza melodia melodia isolate bMelMel2 unplaced genomic scaffold, bMelMel2.pri scaffold_35, whole genome shotgun sequence genome:
- the LOC134434404 gene encoding olfactory receptor 14J1-like gives ISYTGCAAQLFLFYFFISAEFFLLTVICYDCYVSICKPLHYGTLLGSRACAHMAAAAWASAFLNALLHTSNTFSLPLCHGNALGQFFCEIPQILKLSCSKSYLRELGLIAISACLVFGCFVFIVFSYVQIFRAVLRIPSEQGRHKAFSTCLPHLAVVSLFVSTGIFASLKPPSMSSPSLDVAVSVLYSVVPPALNPLIYSLRNQELKAAVWRLMTRQFKKH, from the coding sequence atctcctacactggatgtgctgctcagctctttcttttttatttcttcatctcagcagagtttttcctcctgaccgtcatatgctatgactgctacgtgtccatctgcaaacccctgcactacgggaccctcctgggcagcagagcttgtgcccacatggcagcagctgcctgggccagtgcatttctcaatgctctgctgcacacgtccaatacattttccctgcccctgtgccatggcaatgccctgggacagttcttctgtgaaatcccacagatcctcaagctctcctgctcaaaatcttatctcagggaactggggctcatTGCAATTAgcgcctgtttggtatttggttgttttgtgttcattgttttctcctatgtgcagatcttcagggctgtgctgaggatcccctctgagcagggacggcacaaagccttttccacctgcctccctcacctggccgtggtctccctctttgtcagcactggcatttttgcctccctgaagcccccctccatgtcctccccatccctggatgtggcagtgtcagttctgtactcagtggtgcctccagccctgaaccctctcatctacagcctgaggaaccaggagctcaaggctgcagtctggagactgatgactagacaatttaagaaacattaa